Below is a window of Anaeromicrobium sediminis DNA.
AGTTTCCAAATAAACGCTACCCCTGAACCCATAAGTAAGTTAAATAATAATAATCTTGCATTCCAATCATCAGTTATGGAACCAACAATTGCATCTAAGGAATACTCAATTCCTGCAAAAGGATTTCCCCCTTGTATGATAATTCCTCCTGCTAAAATTCCCATAAATAAAGATACTAATACTCTTTTGGTTAAGAAGCATAATACTATAGCTACCAATGGTGGCACTAAAGTCAATATACCAAATCCACCTTCCATAAGATAACCCCCCTGTGATATTTTTAGTATAAACTCCCCCCTTTCTTAATATTTTGTATTTTCTGAATCTTCTAATTCATATTATATCATAGTTAAATTGCCTGTATAGATTTAATCGTTTGTATTATTTTTATGAATGTCTACATATAATTACATATATTTATCTATCTTCAAATGGAGGGAATAATATGGAATACTTTAACAATAAAGTCTTTACTTCTACAGTTAAAATACTTTTAGCCCTTGTAATAGGCGCAATTTTCTACTTTTTTTCCACCACACTCATTTCATGTATTTTGCCCTTTGCCTTTGCCCTTGTCCTATCCTATTTCATAGAGCCAATTGTAAATTTTTTGTCTAATTATTTAAAACTACCCCGAAGTTTATCAGTTTTTATTATATTGTTTATTTTTTTAATCGGAACTTTTACTATTATTTTGTTAATAGGAAGTATAATCGTAATGGAACTTAATAAATTATCTGTTAATCTACCCCTTTATGCTGAAAATGTGCAATATCACATTATAAATTTTAATACAAGGATTCATAGCATTTATGCCAAATTGCCTCCTAACGTTTCTCAATCTATCAATAATGGATTATACATTATAATTAAAAACTTATCAGTAGTAATCACTAAAGCCATTTCTTCATTTTTAGGAATAATATCTAAAATTCCTAATTTCATACTATTTTTGCTAGTAACCATCATATCAACTTTTTTCATTAGTAAGGATAAAGAAAGACTAGAAGATTTTTTCTTAAAAAAGATTAATAATAATTACAAAGTAAAAGGTCTTCAGTTGAAAAATTCTTTGATCTATGCCTTTATCGGTTATGTAAAAACTCAACTCATATTAATCACTGTTACCTTCTTAGAAAGTTTTATAGGCCTATTTTTCATAGGAATAGATTACTTTATTTTAATAGCCTTTTTAGCATCCTTAGTAGACCTTCTACCCATATTAGGAGTAGGTAGTGTTTATATACCCTTATCCACATATTATTTTTTAATGGGAAATACAAAAATAGGTGTCGGCATCCTTTGTCTATATTTCTTTATAGTTTTAGTAAGACAATTCTTAGAACCCAAAATTTTAGGTAATCAAATGGGTATATACCCTTTAGTTACTTTAATAAGTATGTACATAGGCCTTAAGTTATTAGGTATAATAGGCTTAATTCTAGGCCCTATCATTGCTGTACTTTTTGTGAACTTATATAAAATAGGAAGTAATTAAATTACTTCCTATTTGGTGTTTTATTCTTCTATTAGTTTTTCGTATACTGGAGATACTACCTTCTTAAATTTTTCTACATAAGTTTCCCAATTATCTATAATACACTTTGCCTTAGGACTCTTTGTATAATCATGGTGACATTTTATTAGCTCTTTTAATTTATCCTTATCCCTATTATTTAAATTTTTAACCTGTACTATTTCATCATTATACTTATCTTTCACCTGATTCTTTTCATCTAAAATGTAAGCTATACCACCACTCATACCAGCACCAAAATTCTTACCTATAGGACCTAATACAACCACTACTCCTCCAGTCATATACTCACAAGCATGATTGCCTACTCCTTCAACTACAGCTGTAGCTCCACTATTTCTAACAGCAAATCTTTGACCTACTATACCGTTTATAAACACCTGACCTGATGTGGCTCCATATAATATGGTATTACCTGCAATCATATTATCCTCTGGAGTAAATCTACATTTCCTTGGAGGTTTAATAATAACTTTTGCACCACATAATCCCTTTGCCACATAATCATTAGAATCTCCTTCTAATATGAAAGTAATTCCCTTCATACCAAATGCTCCAAAACTTTGACCTGCTGACCCTTTAAACATAATTTTAATAGTATCCTCTTTTAGTCCATCATCTCCATATTTTTTTGCGATAACACCACTTAGCATAGTTCCTACAGCCCTATCCGTATTCTTAATATTAAATTCACCTTCAACCTTTTTACCATCTTCTATGGCATCCTTTGATAATTCTATTATCCTTCTATCTAAAACTTCATATATCTTGTGTTTTTGTTTTATTATATTCTTTCCTACAATCCTAGAAGGAAGTTCCGGCTTATATAGTATTGGTGTTAAATCTAAATTCTTTATTTTATCCATGTGAACATTTTTTATTTCTAATAAATCCACTCGCCCAATCATATTATCTAATTTTTTAAATCCTAACTGAGCCATTATCTCCCTAATCTCTTGAGCTACAAATTTTAAATAATTAATTATATGCTTTTCTTTCCCTTTAAATTTATGTGCCAATCCTTCGTCTTGGGTGGCAATTCCCACTGGACATTTGTTTAAATGACATTGTCTGCACATTATACATCCCATGGCTATAAGACAAGTAGTTCCAAATCCATATTCCTCTGCTCCTAGAAGGGTAGCTATTACTATATCCCTTCCAGTTCTAATCTTTCCATCCACTTGAAGAACTACTCTACTCCTTAAATCATTTAATAGTAACGTCTGTTGAGCTTCTGCCAGTCCTAACTCCCATGGAAGGCCCACATATTTCATAGAACTTATAGGTGAAGCTCCCGTTCCCCCATCTCCTCCACTTATCATTATTACATCTGAAAAGGCTTTAGCAACACCTGCCGCCACAGTACCTATTCCTATTTGAGATACTAATTTTACTCCTATACGTGCTTTTGTATTTACATTCTTCAAATCAAATATTAATTGGGCTAAGTCCTCTATGGAATATATATCATGATGGGGCGGAGGAGATATTAAATCAATTCCACCTATGCAATTACGTACCTTGGCCACATGAGAAGTTACCTTATTTGCAGGAAGATGGCCTCCTTCTCCAGGCTTTGCCCCCTGTGCCATTTTAATTTGAATTTCATTACAATTAGAAAGATAGTTGGCTGTTACTCCAAACCTAGCCGTTGCCACTTGTTTAACAGCACTTCTTAAATTAGTATGATACCTATCCTGTTCTTCTCCACCTTCTCCACAATTACTAGTACCTCCTATTTTATTCATGGCTGCTGCTATAGTCTCATGGGCTCTTTTGCTCAAAGATCCAAAGGACATACCTGATACGGTAAATCTTTTCACTATCTCATCTACACTTTCAACTTCATTAATAGAAATGGCATTACTTTCTTTAAACTTAAATAAAGAACGAATAGCTCCAATTTTTTCATTTTCCTCATTAACTTCTTTAGCATATCCTTTATATGTGTAGTAATCATTATCTATACAGGCTCTTCTCAACCTTTTTACCATTAGGGGAGTGATCATATGATATTCACCCTCTGAAGAATAGGATAATTCCCCTCCTATTTCTAACTCCTCATAATCCTTTCCAAACTTTTCATAGGATTTGGTATGTCTCTTTATTACATCCTCTCCTATTTTATCTAGGCCTATGCCTGATAAGACCCATGGTGTATTAGTAAAATATTCGTCTACTACATTTTCACTAATACCTACACACTGGAATATCTGAGCTCCATTATAACTTTGTAATGTAGATATACCAACCCTTGATAATATCTTTAGTAATCCCTTTGATATGGCATTAATGTAATTTTTAAATCCTTCCTCTAGATTACCTACCTTATTAATTTCACTGCTATTTTCAACTAAATTTCTTATGGTATCATATACCATATATGGATTAATAGCTTTAGCTCCATATCCTATTAATAGGGCCATATGCATTACATTCCTAGCATCTCCCACTTCCATAATTATGTCTGTAGACGTTCTTAGCTTCTTTTTAAGTAAATGATGGTGCACTGCTCCTAATGCTAATAAACTAGGAATAGGACCATTAAATCTCCCTATGGATCTATCGCTTAATATGATAATATTGTATCCTTCCATAACACTTTCTTCTGCTCTTTTCCGTAGATGGTCTAAGGCCTCTTTTAATCCATTTGGTTTATCTATTTCAAAAGTTATAGGAATAGTTATAGATCTAAAATTATCATCATTTAAATGTCTTATATCTTCCATACATTTATTGTCTAATACTGGTTCCTTCAAATAAATATACTTATAGTTCTTATCTATCTCTATTTCATCCACATAAATCCCATGATTTCCTATAAACTGGGTCAATGACATTACGTTCTTTTCTCTTATAGGATCTATTGGAGGATTTGTTACCTGGGCAAAGGACTGTTTAAAATAATCAAATAATAATTGATGTCTTTTAGACAATACAGCTAATGGAATATCTATAGCCATGCTTCCTATAGGTTCCCGACCATTTTCAATCATATATTTTATTACCTTATCCATTTCCTCCTTCGTATAACCGAATATATTTTGTTTTAACAATAATGTTTCTATACGCATTTTCTTTATTTCATAGGGTTTATTAATTTCATGTAGGTTTACCCTATTTTCATTTACCCATTTACTATAGGACCAATTTCTCACTGCCTTATATTTTATTTCCTCATCAGGTATGACTCTCCCCTCAGTAGTATCCAATAGTAATATCTTACCCGGTTCAATCCTTCCTTTTCTTTCTACATTTTCGTCAAATACTTTTATAGCTCCCACTTCTGATGCCATAATTATGCGATTGTCTTTTGTTATTATATACCTGGCTGGTCTTAGTCCATTTTTATCTAATATAATTCCTATTTTTCTACCATCTGTAAAGGATATGGTAGCAGGCCCATCCCAACCTTCCATTAATCTTGCAAAATATTCATAAAAACCCCTTTTTCCAAAGTCCATAGTTTTATCATTTTGCCATGCTTCTGGTATTAACATCATCATCACATCTTCAATAGGGTAGTTATTAGCAATAAAAAATTCCAGTGCATTGTCCAAGGCAGCAGAATCACTACCACCACCTTCTATTATTGGAAAAATCTTTTCTATTTCTTCTCCAAAGGTTTTTGATTTTAATACACCTTCCCTAGCGTTCATATGGTTTATGTTCCCTCTAATAGTATTTATCTCACCATTATGGGCCAAATATCTAAAGGGTTGAGCTAACTTCCAGGAAGGGAAAGTGTTAGTGCTATATCTCTCATGAACTATGGCCATGCCTGTTTTCATTCTCTTATCTTTTAAATCTAAATAAAATTCATCTAGTTTATATCCTAAAATTTGCCCCTTATAAACTATGGTCCTAGTAGATAAACTACATGTGTAAAAATTTTCCATATAATTTTTCTTAGAATCTAATATTATTTTTCTTACACGCTTCCTTATTATCAATAATTTCTTATTAAATTCATCTTTTGATAATTCCTTACTTTTAATAAAAATCTGCATTATACAAGGTCTAGTGGCAACTGCTAATTCTCCACATATGTTTTCATTAATAGGTACTTCTCTCCATCCAATAAATCCTTGCCCTTCATCCCTTATAACTCTTTCATATACTCCCTCACAAAATAGCTTTGCATTAGGTTGTCGTGGCAAAAATACCATACCTACTGCATATTTCCCTTCCTCTGGTAATTCTATCCCAATCTTTTTTGTTTCTTCTATTAAGAATTCATGGGGGATTTGAAGCATTATTCCTGAACCATCTCCAGTCCTTTCATCTGCACCTACAGCACCCCTATGTTTTAAGTTCTTTAATAATTCCAAGGAATCTTCCAATATTTTATAGCTTTTATCTCCCTTTAAGTTGGCTATAAATCCTACTCCACAACTATCTTTTTCCATATGTGGATTATATAAGCCTTGCTTATCTGGCAATTCAGCTCTTCGCATTTTTTCCTCTCCCCCTTTTTGAAATTTTTATTTTTAAATAATTCATTTTTCTGACAATTAGATTGTATAGTGAGAGATTATATCACTTCTCTTAATTTTTATCAACTCTTATTTTTGGTAGCTTTCTTGCCATTTTTTTGGCTTTTTTTTCTAAAAAGAAAAATATTTTTTTTTCCAAAAATACGTGATAACGATTTCCTTTTTCATTTTTTGCAGTTCATAAGTTCCCCACTTGCTTTTTTAATGCTATTTACATTATTCCTACATCATGTTATAATGTTCGCTATATAGTTAATTAAATACATGAACAAATTTTTAATTTTAACTATTATTGTTCACGTTTAAAATTAATAATCAGATCATAATATAATGATAATCATTCACAATTAGAAATTTTCTTAATAATATATTAATATGTATCTTATAAACTCTACAGGGTAACTCTATTAATATTCAAACACGAGGAACTTACCATTTCTCATGTAATATAAAAATAAATAGAAGAGGTGATATTATGACAAAAGATTCAATTACTTCAAACGTTAATAAGCTATTATTCTTAATAGAA
It encodes the following:
- the gltB gene encoding glutamate synthase large subunit — its product is MRRAELPDKQGLYNPHMEKDSCGVGFIANLKGDKSYKILEDSLELLKNLKHRGAVGADERTGDGSGIMLQIPHEFLIEETKKIGIELPEEGKYAVGMVFLPRQPNAKLFCEGVYERVIRDEGQGFIGWREVPINENICGELAVATRPCIMQIFIKSKELSKDEFNKKLLIIRKRVRKIILDSKKNYMENFYTCSLSTRTIVYKGQILGYKLDEFYLDLKDKRMKTGMAIVHERYSTNTFPSWKLAQPFRYLAHNGEINTIRGNINHMNAREGVLKSKTFGEEIEKIFPIIEGGGSDSAALDNALEFFIANNYPIEDVMMMLIPEAWQNDKTMDFGKRGFYEYFARLMEGWDGPATISFTDGRKIGIILDKNGLRPARYIITKDNRIIMASEVGAIKVFDENVERKGRIEPGKILLLDTTEGRVIPDEEIKYKAVRNWSYSKWVNENRVNLHEINKPYEIKKMRIETLLLKQNIFGYTKEEMDKVIKYMIENGREPIGSMAIDIPLAVLSKRHQLLFDYFKQSFAQVTNPPIDPIREKNVMSLTQFIGNHGIYVDEIEIDKNYKYIYLKEPVLDNKCMEDIRHLNDDNFRSITIPITFEIDKPNGLKEALDHLRKRAEESVMEGYNIIILSDRSIGRFNGPIPSLLALGAVHHHLLKKKLRTSTDIIMEVGDARNVMHMALLIGYGAKAINPYMVYDTIRNLVENSSEINKVGNLEEGFKNYINAISKGLLKILSRVGISTLQSYNGAQIFQCVGISENVVDEYFTNTPWVLSGIGLDKIGEDVIKRHTKSYEKFGKDYEELEIGGELSYSSEGEYHMITPLMVKRLRRACIDNDYYTYKGYAKEVNEENEKIGAIRSLFKFKESNAISINEVESVDEIVKRFTVSGMSFGSLSKRAHETIAAAMNKIGGTSNCGEGGEEQDRYHTNLRSAVKQVATARFGVTANYLSNCNEIQIKMAQGAKPGEGGHLPANKVTSHVAKVRNCIGGIDLISPPPHHDIYSIEDLAQLIFDLKNVNTKARIGVKLVSQIGIGTVAAGVAKAFSDVIMISGGDGGTGASPISSMKYVGLPWELGLAEAQQTLLLNDLRSRVVLQVDGKIRTGRDIVIATLLGAEEYGFGTTCLIAMGCIMCRQCHLNKCPVGIATQDEGLAHKFKGKEKHIINYLKFVAQEIREIMAQLGFKKLDNMIGRVDLLEIKNVHMDKIKNLDLTPILYKPELPSRIVGKNIIKQKHKIYEVLDRRIIELSKDAIEDGKKVEGEFNIKNTDRAVGTMLSGVIAKKYGDDGLKEDTIKIMFKGSAGQSFGAFGMKGITFILEGDSNDYVAKGLCGAKVIIKPPRKCRFTPEDNMIAGNTILYGATSGQVFINGIVGQRFAVRNSGATAVVEGVGNHACEYMTGGVVVVLGPIGKNFGAGMSGGIAYILDEKNQVKDKYNDEIVQVKNLNNRDKDKLKELIKCHHDYTKSPKAKCIIDNWETYVEKFKKVVSPVYEKLIEE
- the ytvI gene encoding sporulation integral membrane protein YtvI, whose product is MEYFNNKVFTSTVKILLALVIGAIFYFFSTTLISCILPFAFALVLSYFIEPIVNFLSNYLKLPRSLSVFIILFIFLIGTFTIILLIGSIIVMELNKLSVNLPLYAENVQYHIINFNTRIHSIYAKLPPNVSQSINNGLYIIIKNLSVVITKAISSFLGIISKIPNFILFLLVTIISTFFISKDKERLEDFFLKKINNNYKVKGLQLKNSLIYAFIGYVKTQLILITVTFLESFIGLFFIGIDYFILIAFLASLVDLLPILGVGSVYIPLSTYYFLMGNTKIGVGILCLYFFIVLVRQFLEPKILGNQMGIYPLVTLISMYIGLKLLGIIGLILGPIIAVLFVNLYKIGSN